Proteins from one Stegostoma tigrinum isolate sSteTig4 chromosome 17, sSteTig4.hap1, whole genome shotgun sequence genomic window:
- the kcna4 gene encoding potassium voltage-gated channel subfamily A member 4 gives MDGEGTPWAAEGTGGDYGGAACCERVVINVSGLRFETQARTLGQFPDTLLGDPGRRMGYFDPLRNEYFFDRNRPSFDAILYYYQSGGRLKRPANVPFDIFCEEVKFYELGEEATLKFREEEGLVKEAERPLPEDEFKRQVWLLFEYPESSSPARGIAIVSVLVILISIVIFCLETLPEFRDEDFPPDFSGAPANQTRRPAGWPLASTFGDPFFIVETVCIVWFSFELLVRFFACPSKPAFFRDLMNTIDVVSIVPYFITLGTDLAHRQTNGQQAMSFAILRTIRLVRVFRIFKLSRHSKGLQILGHTLRASMRELGLLIFFLFIGVVLFSSAVYFAEADDPKSQFTSIPDAFWWAVVTMTTVGYGDMKPITVGGKIVGSLCAIAGVLTIALPVPVIVSNFNYFYHRETESEEQAPASVTAPTSCPSLLRKLRRPSCSSSSLGAKSEYVEMDESLRESLCLKSKGNGKESTKPNALHLKALETDV, from the coding sequence ATGGACGGAGAGGGGACGCCTTGGGCGGCGGAGGGGACGGGCGGAGATTACGGCGGAGCAGCGTGCTGCGAGCGGGTGGTCATTAACGTGTCGGGTTTACGGTTCGAGACCCAGGCTCGGACCCTGGGCCAGTTCCCGGACACGCTGCTGGGCGACCCGGGCCGCCGCATGGGCTACTTCGACCCGCTCAGGAACGAGTACTTTTTCGACCGCAACCGGCCGAGTTTCGACGCGATCCTGTACTATTACCAGTCGGGAGGCAGGCTCAAGAGACCGGCCAACGTGCCGTTCGACATCTTCTGCGAGGAGGTCAAGTTCTACGAGCTGGGGGAAGAGGCGACCCTCAAGTTCCGTGAGGAAGAGGGTCTGGTCAAAGAAGCTGAGAGACCCCTACCTGAGGATGAGTTCAAACGCCAGGTCTGGCTCCTCTTTGAGTATCCGGAGAGTTCGAGTCCCGCCCGGGGCATCGCCATCGTCTCGGTCTTGGTCATCCTCATCTCCATCGTCATCTTCTGCCTGGAGACCCTCCCCGAGTTCCGGGACGAGGACTTCCCGCCCGATTTTAGCGGCGCTCCCGCCAACCAGACCCGGCGGCCGGCTGGCTGGCCCCTGGCCTCCACTTTCGGAGACCCCTTCTTCATCGTGGAGACGGTGTGCATCGTGTGGTTCTCCTTCGAGCTGCTGGTGCGTTTCTTCGCCTGCCCCAGCAAGCCCGCCTTCTTCCGCGACCTCATGAACACCATCGACGTGGTGTCCATCGTGCCGTACTTCATCACGCTCGGCACCGACCTGGCGCATCGGCAGACGAACGGGCAGCAGGCCATGTCGTTCGCCATCCTGCGGACCATCCGCCTGGTGCGGGTCTTCCGCATCTTCAAGCTGTCGCGGCACTCCAAGGGCCTGCAGATCCTGGGCCACACGCTGAGGGCCAGCATGAGGGAGCTGGGCCTCCTCATCTTCTTTCTCTTCATTGGCGTGGTCCTCTTCTCCAGCGCCGTCTACTTCGCCGAGGCCGACGACCCCAAGTCGCAGTTCACCAGCATCCCGGACGCTTTCTGGTGGGCGGTGGTCACCATGACCACGGTGGGCTACGGGGACATGAAGCCCATCACGGTGGGCGGCAAGATCGTCGGCTCCCTGTGCGCCATCGCCGGGGTGCTCACCATCGCCCTCCCGGTCCCCGTCATCGTCTCCAACTTCAACTATTTCTACCAccgggagaccgagagcgaggAGCAAGCCCCGGCGTCCGTCACGGCTCCCACGAGTTGCCCGTCGCTTCTCCGCAAGCTCCGGcgaccctcctgctcctcctcgTCGTTAGGCGCCAAGTCGGAGTATGTGGAGATGGACGAGAGCCTCCGCGAGTCCCTGTGCCTTAAATCCAAAGGCAACGGCAAAGAGAGCACCAAACCCAACGCCTTGCACCTCAAAGCGCTGGAGACCGACGTGTGA